In Hallerella succinigenes, the following are encoded in one genomic region:
- a CDS encoding dTDP-glucose 4,6-dehydratase, whose protein sequence is MKRSIIITGGAGFIGSHVVRLFVNKYPDYKIINLDKLTYAGNLANLKDIEDKPNYKFVKMDICDFDAFYELMQSEKVDGIIHLAAESHVDRSIQDPFTFAKTNVMGTLSLLQAAKLYWESLPEKYEGKRFYHISTDEVYGALSMSHPEGIKPPFTTTASSSEHHLAYGEDFFYETTKYTPHSPYSASKAGSDHFVRAFHDTYGMPTIVTNCSNNYGPYQFPEKLIPLFINNICHKKPLPVYGKGENVRDWLFVEDHARAIDIIFHNGKIAETYNIGGFNEWKNIDIIKVVIKTVDKLLGRAEGEDLNLITYVTDRLGHDARYAIDSTKLQKELGWEPSLQFEEGIEKTVKWYLENQEWLDNITSGDYEKYYEKMYGNK, encoded by the coding sequence ATGAAACGATCTATCATCATCACTGGCGGAGCTGGTTTTATCGGAAGTCATGTGGTACGCCTTTTTGTGAACAAGTACCCGGACTACAAGATCATCAATCTAGACAAGCTCACCTATGCGGGAAACCTCGCAAACCTGAAGGACATCGAAGACAAGCCGAACTACAAGTTCGTGAAGATGGACATCTGCGACTTCGACGCTTTCTACGAGCTCATGCAGAGTGAAAAAGTGGACGGCATTATTCACCTCGCCGCCGAAAGCCACGTGGACCGCTCCATCCAGGATCCGTTCACCTTTGCCAAGACGAACGTGATGGGTACGCTCAGTCTGCTCCAGGCGGCAAAGCTTTACTGGGAAAGCCTCCCGGAAAAGTATGAAGGCAAGCGCTTCTACCACATCTCGACCGACGAAGTTTACGGCGCTCTCAGCATGAGCCATCCGGAAGGCATTAAACCACCGTTTACGACGACCGCTTCGAGTTCCGAACATCATCTTGCTTACGGTGAAGACTTCTTCTACGAAACGACAAAGTACACGCCGCATTCCCCGTATTCCGCATCGAAGGCGGGCTCGGATCACTTTGTACGCGCTTTCCACGATACCTACGGCATGCCGACGATTGTCACGAACTGCTCGAACAACTACGGTCCATACCAGTTCCCGGAAAAGCTCATCCCGCTTTTCATCAACAACATTTGTCACAAGAAGCCTCTTCCGGTTTACGGCAAGGGTGAAAATGTGCGCGACTGGCTCTTTGTCGAAGATCACGCCCGCGCCATCGACATCATTTTCCACAACGGCAAGATCGCTGAAACCTACAACATCGGCGGCTTCAACGAATGGAAGAACATCGACATCATCAAGGTCGTAATCAAGACCGTCGACAAGCTTCTCGGTCGTGCAGAAGGGGAAGATCTGAACCTCATCACATACGTCACCGACCGCTTGGGCCACGACGCCCGCTACGCGATCGACTCGACAAAGCTCCAGAAGGAACTCGGCTGGGAACCCTCCCTCCAGTTCGAAGAAGGCATTGAAAAGACTGTCAAGTGGTATCTCGAGAACCAGGAATGGCTGGACAATATCACGAGTGGCGACTACGAAAAGTATTACGAAAAGATGTACGGGAACAAGTAA
- the rfbC gene encoding dTDP-4-dehydrorhamnose 3,5-epimerase, giving the protein MGKFKFIDTEIEGVKIIEPTVFGDARGYFMETYSEKEFAENGIDVKFVQDNESRSKKGVLRGLHFQKQNPQGKLVRVLEGEVFDVAVDLRKASKTFGKWVGVTLSAENKKQFYIPEGFAHGFAVLSETATFVYKCTRLYAPGDEGGLMWNDPQIGIQWPVSEDFKPLLSEKDTKNPTLANLDWTF; this is encoded by the coding sequence ATGGGAAAGTTTAAGTTTATCGATACGGAAATTGAAGGCGTTAAAATTATTGAACCGACCGTTTTTGGCGATGCCCGCGGTTACTTCATGGAAACCTATAGCGAAAAAGAATTCGCAGAAAACGGTATCGATGTGAAGTTCGTTCAGGACAACGAATCCCGCAGCAAAAAAGGCGTTCTCCGCGGTCTGCATTTCCAAAAGCAGAACCCGCAGGGAAAGCTTGTGCGCGTTCTCGAAGGGGAAGTTTTTGACGTCGCTGTGGACCTGCGCAAAGCGAGCAAGACCTTTGGAAAATGGGTGGGCGTCACCCTTTCTGCAGAAAACAAAAAGCAGTTCTACATTCCGGAAGGTTTTGCTCATGGCTTTGCCGTTCTTTCGGAAACGGCGACCTTTGTGTACAAATGTACACGTCTTTATGCCCCGGGCGATGAAGGCGGTCTTATGTGGAACGATCCGCAGATTGGCATCCAGTGGCCGGTGAGCGAAGACTTTAAGCCTCTTTTGAGCGAAAAGGATACAAAGAACCCGACCCTTGCCAATTTAGATTGGACATTCTAA
- a CDS encoding low molecular weight phosphotyrosine protein phosphatase translates to MKNILVLCTGNVCRSPTAEYLLRKSLEGVDCIVQSAGMGAVVDSPAEPMAQKVALSHGLDISAHRSRQVTMDMLKWADLVLVMEKAQKIHLLERYSWLDGKVFCYGDSIKVDVPDPHGRPESAFVMAWNFIEKLTPYWAQKISHHEE, encoded by the coding sequence ATGAAGAATATTCTTGTGCTCTGTACGGGAAACGTCTGTCGAAGCCCGACTGCGGAATACCTGTTGCGTAAATCTTTGGAAGGCGTGGATTGCATCGTCCAAAGCGCTGGAATGGGTGCAGTCGTTGACTCGCCTGCAGAACCGATGGCTCAAAAAGTCGCGCTCTCACACGGGCTCGATATTTCTGCGCATCGTTCGCGACAGGTGACGATGGATATGCTTAAGTGGGCGGATCTGGTTTTGGTGATGGAAAAAGCCCAAAAGATTCACCTGCTCGAACGTTACTCATGGTTGGATGGAAAAGTTTTCTGTTATGGAGACTCGATAAAAGTGGACGTTCCGGATCCGCATGGACGCCCGGAAAGCGCCTTTGTCATGGCTTGGAATTTTATTGAAAAATTGACGCCTTACTGGGCTCAAAAAATTTCTCATCACGAGGAATAG
- a CDS encoding Wzz/FepE/Etk N-terminal domain-containing protein, with protein MAIEKKTIPVSTKNPWLDLLEDLWKNKLLVFSFTFVFGIIGIVVALWIRPMYEASALIQVKTKGGSLSAMLGDVGSLLGMGGSSAETEIQLMQSRRILEELIDSLGLHNEANPTETIDRFLRKEGRVDIRYMKLPDSSAVAPEIRSKPWVLIADDSLNFSFYDADMSKVLSCSKGKLCSAPYHGDSVSILVSVMDVKAGQKFNVTQKMMVRAVNAVLQNLSISEAAKKTGLLHVSFQHQYMDKAVTVVDSLTSIYLRLNEEFSSSDMKNTLELLEDQLPIARKTLDSLMLKLNEYREKIGSADIAAETKITLESQVKLQQQIILLEQMREEKARLFDASHPQIVTMDRQIASLKREMAKANSQTKKLPETQQKILTMTAEAQFAQTAYSDLLKRVEQLRLLVAGSAESAQIVDHAVADPKPVKPKRKMIVLAFIFAGFCAAFGFISLRKKMKGVIDPFLVSKATGLSVYSLIAKGEKESLEGLHTLQLSLELESYDKNRILCFTGLLPHVGCSFVAAQMAKLFAESGKKVLLIDADLQKGNLGSLFGFEPAEGLVDVLAGKKSISAVVKTTQTPGLDLLLCGYHLLCSEGVLGTKKFANFIKLVRESYDIVILDTPSLQKTMDVSVVSRELDEIVLILEYGRHSMDSILEGVSLLSKTSTLSKVIAFNKCVLPQKKKI; from the coding sequence ATGGCGATAGAAAAGAAGACTATACCGGTATCGACGAAGAATCCATGGTTGGATTTGCTTGAAGACCTGTGGAAGAATAAACTGTTGGTTTTTTCTTTTACCTTCGTTTTTGGCATTATCGGTATCGTTGTTGCTCTTTGGATTCGACCTATGTATGAAGCGAGTGCTTTGATTCAGGTGAAGACCAAGGGAGGCTCCCTTTCTGCAATGCTCGGGGATGTGGGTTCTTTATTAGGCATGGGCGGAAGCTCTGCGGAAACGGAAATCCAGCTGATGCAGAGTCGTCGCATTTTGGAAGAACTCATCGATTCTTTGGGACTTCATAACGAAGCCAACCCGACAGAGACCATAGATCGTTTCCTTCGAAAGGAGGGACGTGTGGATATCCGCTATATGAAGCTTCCGGATTCTTCTGCAGTGGCTCCGGAAATTCGAAGCAAACCATGGGTTTTGATTGCGGACGATTCTTTGAATTTCTCGTTTTACGATGCAGATATGTCAAAGGTTTTGTCTTGTTCGAAGGGCAAACTTTGCTCGGCTCCTTATCATGGAGACTCGGTTTCGATACTCGTTTCCGTGATGGATGTGAAAGCGGGACAAAAGTTCAATGTAACGCAGAAAATGATGGTCCGCGCGGTGAATGCGGTTTTGCAAAACCTGTCTATTTCGGAAGCGGCTAAGAAGACGGGCCTTTTGCATGTGTCCTTCCAGCATCAGTATATGGACAAGGCCGTGACGGTGGTTGACTCTTTGACGTCCATTTATCTTCGTTTGAATGAGGAATTCAGCTCTTCGGATATGAAGAATACTCTGGAACTTTTGGAAGACCAGCTGCCGATTGCACGCAAGACGCTGGACAGCTTGATGCTTAAACTCAACGAGTATCGTGAAAAAATCGGATCTGCGGATATCGCCGCCGAAACGAAGATTACGCTTGAATCTCAGGTCAAGCTTCAGCAGCAGATAATCCTTTTGGAACAGATGCGTGAAGAAAAGGCTCGCCTGTTTGACGCCTCGCACCCGCAGATCGTGACGATGGATAGGCAGATTGCATCTCTCAAAAGAGAAATGGCAAAGGCGAACTCGCAAACAAAAAAACTGCCGGAAACGCAACAAAAAATCCTGACGATGACTGCCGAAGCGCAGTTTGCTCAGACCGCTTATTCCGATCTTTTAAAACGCGTGGAGCAGCTTCGTTTGCTCGTCGCTGGTTCAGCAGAATCGGCTCAGATTGTGGACCATGCTGTGGCAGATCCGAAGCCTGTCAAGCCGAAGAGAAAGATGATCGTTCTCGCGTTCATTTTTGCAGGATTCTGTGCGGCGTTCGGATTTATTTCTTTGCGTAAAAAGATGAAGGGTGTAATTGACCCGTTCTTGGTTTCGAAGGCAACAGGCTTAAGCGTGTATTCTCTGATTGCGAAGGGCGAAAAAGAATCGCTTGAAGGACTTCATACTCTGCAACTTTCGCTTGAACTAGAAAGTTATGACAAAAATCGGATTCTTTGCTTTACGGGACTTTTGCCGCATGTCGGATGCTCTTTTGTCGCCGCTCAGATGGCGAAGCTTTTTGCAGAATCCGGTAAAAAGGTTTTGCTGATTGATGCAGATTTGCAAAAGGGAAATCTGGGCAGTTTGTTTGGCTTTGAACCTGCGGAAGGACTTGTGGATGTTCTCGCTGGGAAGAAGTCGATTTCGGCGGTTGTGAAGACGACTCAGACTCCGGGCTTGGACCTTCTTCTTTGCGGATACCATTTGCTATGCTCGGAAGGCGTTTTGGGAACGAAAAAGTTTGCCAACTTTATCAAGCTTGTCCGTGAAAGTTATGACATTGTTATTTTGGATACGCCGTCTTTGCAAAAGACAATGGATGTTTCGGTGGTGAGCCGTGAATTGGACGAAATCGTTCTGATTTTGGAATACGGTCGCCACAGCATGGATAGCATTCTGGAAGGGGTATCTCTCTTGTCTAAGACATCGACGCTTTCGAAGGTTATAGCCTTCAACAAGTGCGTTCTTCCGCAGAAAAAGAAAATTTAG
- a CDS encoding mannose-1-phosphate guanylyltransferase/mannose-6-phosphate isomerase yields the protein MINLILCGGCGTRLWPVSRTLMPKQFAKLFDGSSLFQGTVVTNSVACESQYVISNAEQYFLAKDQLSELPECGHDPRFMLEPVGRNTAPAIALACLSLDPNAVVLVSPSDHVIRKKEAYLKALEKAEKFAEEGSLVTFGITPTSPETGYGYIEADGENVKRFVEKPNLEKAKEYLQSGNFYWNSGIFCFKVSTFLSELEKYAPDMFIACKAALANAKKENQLLRVNYEDMMAIPANSIDYAVMEKSKKVKVVPSDIGWSDLGSFDALYGEYPHDEAGNNVNPKHIPVGTTNSLVIGQQRMVATIDLDKMLVVDTPDALLVAPLASSQKVKSVVEKLKFKKSPLTDVPQTVSRPWGTYSVLDDNERYKIKRIVVKPGKRLSLQKHLHRSEHWVVVSGTATCTVGEKIFYVRPNESTYIPVGEVHRLQNDGKLPLVIVEVQVGEYTGEDDIIRIQDDFRRS from the coding sequence ATGATCAATTTAATTTTATGTGGTGGATGCGGAACGCGTCTTTGGCCGGTTAGCCGGACTCTGATGCCGAAACAGTTCGCCAAGCTTTTTGATGGCAGTTCTCTTTTCCAGGGAACGGTCGTGACGAATTCGGTCGCATGCGAATCGCAGTATGTAATCAGCAATGCGGAGCAGTATTTCCTTGCCAAGGATCAGCTGTCGGAACTTCCGGAATGCGGTCACGATCCGCGTTTTATGCTGGAACCGGTGGGCCGTAATACAGCGCCTGCAATCGCTCTGGCGTGCCTTTCCTTGGATCCGAATGCGGTTGTTCTCGTTTCTCCGTCCGATCATGTGATCCGTAAAAAAGAAGCCTATTTGAAGGCTTTGGAAAAGGCGGAAAAGTTTGCGGAAGAAGGTTCCTTGGTCACATTCGGCATTACGCCGACAAGTCCGGAAACCGGCTACGGTTACATCGAAGCGGATGGCGAAAACGTTAAGCGTTTTGTGGAAAAGCCGAACCTGGAGAAGGCGAAGGAATACCTGCAGAGCGGTAACTTCTATTGGAACAGCGGCATTTTCTGCTTCAAGGTTTCCACGTTCCTTTCGGAACTCGAAAAGTACGCCCCGGACATGTTTATCGCATGCAAAGCGGCTCTTGCCAATGCGAAAAAGGAAAATCAGCTTCTTCGTGTCAATTACGAAGACATGATGGCTATTCCGGCTAATTCCATCGACTACGCGGTGATGGAAAAGTCCAAGAAGGTAAAGGTCGTCCCGTCGGATATCGGCTGGTCGGACCTCGGATCTTTCGACGCCCTTTATGGGGAATATCCGCATGATGAAGCGGGCAACAACGTGAACCCGAAGCATATTCCGGTCGGCACTACGAATTCCTTGGTCATCGGTCAGCAGCGCATGGTTGCGACGATCGATCTCGACAAGATGCTCGTGGTGGACACGCCGGATGCTCTTCTCGTCGCACCTCTCGCTTCGAGTCAGAAGGTGAAGTCGGTCGTTGAAAAACTCAAGTTCAAGAAGTCTCCGCTGACGGACGTTCCGCAGACGGTCAGCCGTCCGTGGGGCACTTATTCCGTTCTCGACGACAACGAACGTTACAAGATCAAGCGTATCGTGGTGAAGCCGGGTAAACGCCTTTCTTTGCAAAAGCATTTGCACCGCTCGGAACACTGGGTCGTGGTAAGCGGTACTGCTACTTGCACGGTTGGAGAGAAGATTTTCTACGTGCGTCCGAATGAATCGACTTATATCCCGGTGGGTGAAGTGCACCGTTTGCAGAATGACGGTAAGCTTCCCCTCGTCATCGTGGAAGTTCAGGTCGGTGAATATACGGGCGAAGATGATATCATCCGCATTCAGGACGACTTCAGGCGTTCGTAA
- a CDS encoding FKBP-type peptidyl-prolyl cis-trans isomerase gives MPKNRFFAFLLLLPICLWAIPYEVVTVKEGSGEPIQNGQLIRVHYKSFLADSAMTMFDNSYDRGEPLEFSLGAGQVIPGWERGLLGMKIGEIRKLSIPYQLAYGDREIGPIPPRSDLYFEVELVSAEPPLEPDNFADSKKAKWKKLENGVQYWDEKVGAGTQATQGTRIQTHYTGWIASGRKFSSSKDFGKPLTTILGGGRLINGWEVGLDGMMPGTVRWLKISPSMGYGAKSYSTIPPNSTLVFRVEMLNVEVDEALAETMDFFPDVEKLDLKDGPEGLKYSIIREGQGEPIHAGENARVHYTGFLSDGKKFDSSRERGQIFNFPLGKGNVIRGWDLGVEGMLPGEKRVLVIPPELGYGNRGGGPIPSNATLVFVVEYMGPDDSSAESTTDSTAN, from the coding sequence ATGCCCAAAAACAGATTTTTCGCTTTTCTCCTTCTTCTGCCGATTTGCCTGTGGGCAATTCCGTATGAAGTTGTCACTGTTAAAGAAGGTTCTGGTGAACCGATTCAGAATGGTCAGCTGATCCGCGTCCATTATAAGAGCTTTTTGGCCGACTCGGCGATGACGATGTTCGACAACTCTTATGATCGCGGCGAACCGCTGGAATTCTCTTTAGGCGCAGGCCAAGTGATTCCGGGCTGGGAACGCGGTCTTTTGGGCATGAAAATCGGTGAAATCCGCAAACTTTCAATCCCTTACCAGCTCGCCTACGGCGACCGTGAAATCGGCCCGATTCCCCCACGCTCCGACCTCTACTTTGAAGTGGAACTCGTTTCTGCAGAACCGCCACTTGAACCGGACAACTTTGCCGACAGCAAAAAGGCAAAGTGGAAAAAGCTCGAAAACGGCGTTCAATACTGGGACGAAAAGGTCGGTGCAGGAACGCAGGCAACGCAAGGAACCCGCATCCAAACCCACTACACAGGCTGGATTGCATCGGGTCGTAAGTTCTCGAGTTCTAAAGATTTCGGCAAGCCTTTAACCACAATCCTCGGCGGTGGACGTTTGATCAACGGCTGGGAAGTCGGTCTCGACGGTATGATGCCGGGAACCGTTCGTTGGCTAAAAATCAGCCCATCGATGGGTTACGGAGCCAAGTCTTACAGCACCATTCCGCCCAATTCGACACTCGTCTTCCGCGTGGAAATGCTGAATGTCGAAGTGGATGAAGCTCTTGCAGAAACGATGGACTTCTTCCCGGATGTGGAAAAGCTCGATCTGAAGGACGGCCCAGAAGGTTTGAAATACAGCATTATCCGAGAAGGCCAGGGTGAACCGATCCACGCCGGCGAAAATGCCCGTGTGCATTACACAGGCTTCCTCTCCGACGGTAAAAAATTCGACAGTTCGCGTGAACGCGGCCAGATCTTCAACTTCCCGCTCGGCAAGGGCAACGTGATCCGCGGCTGGGATTTGGGTGTCGAAGGCATGCTCCCGGGCGAAAAGAGAGTCCTCGTGATTCCGCCTGAACTCGGCTACGGCAACCGCGGCGGAGGTCCGATTCCGAGCAACGCGACGCTTGTCTTCGTTGTCGAATACATGGGCCCGGACGATTCTTCTGCAGAATCGACAACAGATTCGACCGCCAACTAA
- a CDS encoding PorV/PorQ family protein: MRKTLLFASLFSVAAFAANSAIITLEMPVGARQLGMGETGVAVADDAAALYYNPAGLAFGPLANEWELSLEQKSEKTPAFTTLAVKNRAGFFEKSEIWAGTNSGIRHYDGEHWSDYHVVTLEGQQKIRDVVRVFAGTEAGLDEYTRKVKQFNDVQNDVDESYVRDVMIPWNLVVSDTVTALLYEVRTEKLWVGTPKGLFRFDGKTWKNYSAELGTPRITALENQGATLWIGTDNGLFSYRNGVVEQKGKVLPSQKINALAWSDFKGELYVSADGAGIARLIPKKGSSGKDRWSLFNEEDGLMDLHATALIVDSSGHVWAAHNGGLSHFNLRKWEQVKFESNIVHDLAVDDDGAIWIATDKGVWRHLPDYATASGRKAELERKPEDRGNQQSEDEWEHFHSGNGLSSNRVWAVLPQANDVWFSTSAGIERYKDADYQLTFFYEKLLPVLNIPDLYHLFGGMTIPLDEWGTLGVSVNFVSFGETVVSTEDDAATNANSSEVVGAISYGTKLTQKSSIGLTIKFFYSDLSSGASTNGEEATTFSYAFDVGFLRRDFLIDDLSAAIVLANIGPSVYYTDKSDQDPIPLTWRLGLAYEVVNSLDHRLLIAADYNRTVVYDDDKGNPEPFYTAMWKSLIHPELGGHGATRFKNSLLQGIFNIGVEYTYSNTVAVRAGYLYDKTGKRNEVDLGLGVMLSDVLEFDISTIKDVGENDGVRDGQMRFGAIFKF; this comes from the coding sequence TTGCGTAAGACTCTACTGTTTGCTTCTCTTTTCTCGGTCGCCGCATTTGCAGCGAATTCAGCGATTATCACTCTAGAGATGCCGGTTGGCGCTCGTCAGCTCGGTATGGGTGAAACCGGCGTGGCTGTTGCGGATGACGCGGCGGCACTCTATTACAACCCGGCAGGCCTTGCCTTTGGCCCGCTTGCTAACGAATGGGAACTGTCCTTGGAACAGAAGTCGGAAAAGACTCCAGCTTTTACGACTCTCGCCGTCAAAAACCGTGCAGGGTTTTTTGAAAAGAGTGAAATTTGGGCAGGCACGAATAGCGGTATTCGCCATTACGATGGGGAACACTGGTCCGATTATCATGTCGTGACCCTTGAAGGTCAACAGAAGATCCGGGATGTCGTCCGCGTGTTTGCTGGTACGGAAGCGGGTCTGGATGAATACACGCGCAAGGTCAAGCAGTTTAACGATGTGCAGAATGACGTCGATGAATCCTATGTCCGCGACGTGATGATTCCCTGGAATTTGGTCGTCAGCGATACGGTGACCGCACTTCTGTATGAAGTCCGCACGGAAAAGCTCTGGGTGGGTACGCCGAAGGGACTCTTCCGCTTTGACGGCAAAACCTGGAAAAACTATTCCGCAGAACTGGGAACGCCGCGTATTACCGCCTTGGAAAATCAGGGCGCAACGCTTTGGATCGGTACGGATAACGGTCTTTTCTCTTACCGCAACGGAGTCGTGGAGCAGAAGGGTAAGGTCCTCCCGAGTCAAAAGATCAACGCTCTGGCGTGGTCGGATTTCAAGGGTGAACTTTATGTATCCGCAGACGGCGCTGGTATCGCTCGATTGATTCCGAAGAAGGGTTCAAGCGGAAAGGACCGCTGGAGCCTGTTCAACGAAGAAGACGGTCTCATGGATTTGCATGCGACGGCTTTGATCGTGGATTCTTCGGGGCACGTTTGGGCGGCTCATAACGGCGGTCTTTCTCACTTCAACTTGCGCAAGTGGGAACAGGTCAAGTTTGAAAGCAACATCGTGCACGATCTCGCTGTGGACGATGACGGAGCCATTTGGATTGCGACGGATAAGGGCGTCTGGCGTCATTTGCCGGACTATGCCACCGCGTCCGGTCGTAAGGCGGAACTCGAACGCAAGCCGGAAGACCGCGGAAACCAACAGTCGGAAGATGAATGGGAACATTTCCATTCCGGCAATGGACTTTCTTCGAACCGAGTCTGGGCGGTTTTACCGCAGGCGAATGACGTCTGGTTCAGTACGAGCGCAGGCATTGAACGTTATAAGGACGCGGACTACCAGCTCACCTTCTTCTATGAAAAGCTTCTTCCTGTCTTGAATATCCCGGACTTGTACCACTTGTTCGGCGGCATGACGATTCCTCTTGATGAATGGGGAACTTTGGGTGTGTCGGTAAACTTTGTTTCTTTCGGTGAAACGGTCGTTTCGACGGAAGATGATGCTGCAACAAATGCGAACAGCTCTGAAGTGGTCGGTGCCATCAGTTACGGCACCAAGTTGACGCAAAAGTCTTCTATTGGTCTGACGATCAAGTTCTTCTATTCGGACTTGAGTTCTGGTGCATCGACGAATGGCGAAGAAGCAACGACGTTCAGTTACGCGTTTGACGTGGGCTTCCTCCGTCGCGACTTCTTGATCGATGACTTGAGTGCGGCAATCGTTCTTGCCAATATCGGTCCGAGCGTTTATTACACGGACAAGTCCGATCAGGATCCGATTCCGCTTACCTGGCGTTTGGGACTTGCTTATGAAGTGGTGAACTCTTTGGACCATCGCCTGTTGATTGCGGCGGATTATAACCGTACGGTTGTTTACGACGATGATAAGGGCAATCCGGAACCGTTCTACACCGCAATGTGGAAAAGCTTGATCCATCCGGAACTCGGAGGCCATGGCGCAACGCGCTTTAAGAACTCTCTTCTTCAGGGCATTTTCAACATCGGTGTGGAATACACTTATTCCAATACGGTGGCGGTGCGAGCTGGTTACCTTTACGACAAAACGGGCAAGCGTAACGAAGTGGATCTGGGTCTTGGCGTGATGCTTTCCGATGTACTCGAATTCGATATTTCGACAATCAAGGACGTGGGCGAAAACGACGGCGTTCGTGACGGTCAGATGCGCTTTGGTGCAATCTTTAAGTTCTAA
- a CDS encoding epoxyqueuosine reductase QueH produces the protein MVPVNYQRQMDDIIRRLQSKGEVPSLLLHCCCAPCSTYVLEYLSNYFRITTFYYNPNIFPIEEYKHRVAELKRFSAEFPAKHPVSFLEGNYEPARYYAAVNGLEKEREGGARCYKCFELRLGEAAKVAKELGMDYFTTTLTISPMKDADVLNHIGEEMGKLYGVKHLPSNFKKRNGFLRSTQLCKEYNLYRQYFCGCVFSKMERDRQIAEEEAKARALELSSVLV, from the coding sequence ATGGTTCCGGTTAATTATCAGCGTCAGATGGATGATATCATCCGTCGCTTGCAGAGCAAGGGAGAAGTTCCTTCGCTTTTGCTGCATTGCTGCTGTGCGCCGTGTTCAACCTATGTTCTGGAATATCTTTCGAATTATTTCCGCATTACGACTTTCTATTACAATCCGAACATTTTCCCGATTGAAGAATACAAACACCGTGTGGCGGAATTAAAGCGCTTTTCGGCAGAGTTTCCGGCGAAGCACCCGGTGAGTTTCCTCGAAGGAAATTATGAACCTGCACGCTATTATGCAGCTGTTAATGGACTTGAAAAAGAGCGCGAAGGCGGAGCCCGGTGTTATAAATGCTTTGAACTCCGATTGGGCGAAGCGGCAAAAGTAGCGAAAGAGCTCGGCATGGATTATTTCACGACGACGCTCACCATTAGCCCAATGAAAGATGCGGACGTGCTGAACCATATTGGTGAAGAAATGGGAAAGCTTTACGGAGTCAAGCATTTGCCGTCGAACTTTAAAAAGCGTAACGGCTTCCTCCGTTCCACGCAGCTTTGCAAGGAATACAATCTTTACCGCCAGTATTTTTGCGGATGCGTCTTTTCGAAAATGGAACGGGACCGTCAGATTGCAGAAGAAGAGGCGAAGGCTCGAGCCCTGGAACTGTCTTCTGTTCTTGTTTAA